The window ACCCCGCGCGCAGCCTCCTCTACCACGCCTTCGCCTCCGCGGCCGTCCTCACCGACGGCCGCGGCCGCACCCTGGGCGGCTTCCCCACGCTCGCCGAGATCGAGGCCGTCGAGAACTACGTCTACGGGGTCCGCCCGCCCACCCTCGACCGGCTCCGGGAGACCGCCGGTGAGAACCCCCTCGGCGTCGTCGTCTTCGCGCTCGACTACCGCGACGCCACCGGCTCCGTCCACGGGCGCCACGCCGACCTCTGCTTCTCCCGGACCGGCATCACCCGCATGGGCACCACCGGCCCCCGTTACGACGCCCGCAGCCGCCAGTTCACCTCGCTGGAGCCGAAGCAGCCGTTCGTCTTCCGGACCGTGCCCCAGCGCTTCGCCCCGTACCTCGCCATGCAGGTCACCGGCGCCGACCCCCGGCTGTTCGGCCCCCGGGACGTCGTCACCGGCGACGACGAACGCTCCTTCTGGGTGCCCCTGCACAAGCTCTTCCCCGGCCGGGAATGCCTCGAAGGCCTCGATCTGACCCTCTCCCTCGACTCCCGTCTGGTCAACGAGAAGCTCAAGCGGATGCACCTCTTCCTCCGGGAACAGGGCTACCCCACCGAGTGGACGGGCAAGGACCTCGACGCCTTCCCCTTCACCATCCGGGGCGACAGGATCGCCTCGCTGCTGCCCCCGCAGCAGGCCCAGGGAACCGGCGTCCTCGCCCCACAACCCCACCCCTTCGCCGGCCGCGCCAAGTTCAAGGGGGAGTGGCTCAGTTTCAACGTCTCCGCCGACCTGGTCCAGGATCCGGGCATCCTCTACTTCTCCTCCGCCCAGCTGATCCCCGGCGCGGTCGAGACCGAGCCCACCTACATGGAGGGCGCCGCCCCCGACAACGACCGCCGGTCGCCCGAGTACGTCAACATCCGCCACCGCCTCCACGACGACGGCCGCCTCGAGGACCTCAACCTCAACCCGGACATGGACACCATCATCCGCACGGGCGGCTACCGGGCCCAGCACTGGATCGACTTCGCCGGCGACGGCTTCGTCTCCGTCGAGTGCCCGCAGCTCGGCTCCGAGATCGACACCTTCAAGCCCGCCTTCTGCAGCGTCGCCCCGCCCGACTTCTTCCCGCACGTCAACCAGCACGACCTCGCCGCATGGTGGCGCACCTCCGTCCCGGAACAGACCCGGGCCGCCCTGTGGGCCGTACCGCCGCGCGCCCTCTCGGAGTTCCGGTTCGCCGGTGACATCACCCTCCCCAAGGGTTTCGACATCTACGACGACACCCTCACCGCCGTCGTCGGCCCGCCGGCCCCCGGCGACCCCGTGGCCCGCTCCCTGCCCGACGACGCGCGCGGCCGCTACACGGGGCTGCCGGACGCGGCCGCCGGTGTGACCGACCCGGGCTGGGAGGTCAGCCAGGGCCTGGTCTACAACGAGCCCGGAGCCCCGCTCCAGCGCTACATGCAGGCGTACAGCCTGGGCACCCCCTTCCTGGAGGACGCGAAGCTGTGCGCGGCACTGGGCAGTTACTGGCCGTCGGTGGCCCCGGACGCGACCCGCACCTTCACCCCGCTCAAGGACGCACCCGGCTTCCCCTACCCGTGGCCGACGATCGTCCCCATGACCGACACCGAGATCGGCATGCAGGAGGTGCGCGGCCTCGGTCGGCTGCCGTGGGACGGCATCCGCGGCCCGGAGGTCAGGACGGTGGACGGCCGGCCGGTGGCGGCCTACCAGGACATCGACCGCGCCGACTACATCACCACCCAGGACCGGCTGACCGCCCACCTCACCGCCCGCGTCGACCTCGCCGAGACCAAGGCACGGGTCCTGGCCATGTCGGCGGTCTACTGGAGCCTCGGAATCCACGACCCGGACTTCACGGCCCGGTTCGGCGACCGGGCCGTGATCGAGATCCTCAAGGCCAAGTCCGCCTGGGCCGTGCTGTCGTTCACCGTGGCCGAGGCCGGCGACGAGGAACTCGCCCGGGCCCAGCAGGCCGCCGGCGGACGCCTGAGCGGCCCGCGACGCTACCGCTTCCGCGTCTACCGGCCCGGGACCGAGCGCAGGGACCCCGCCGACATCCAGAAGGTGCTGGTGGAGATCACCCAGGACGTCACGGCCTACACCGACGGCCGGACCGTCCTGCTGCGCAGGGACGGAGGACCGTGGACACGCGACACCTCGATCCCGGCACCGACGCGGACGTCCTGATCGCCGGGGCCGGCCCCGCCGGCTGCGCGGCGGCCATCGTGTGCGCCGCCGCCGGCCTGCGGACGGTCCTCGCCGAACGCGCCGTCGGCCCCGTGGCCCGCCCCGGCGAGGCCCTGCACCCGGGCGCGGAGACCCTGCTGGCCCGGCTGCTGCCCGACGGCTTCGCCGATGCCGTCCGGGCCCGGCAC is drawn from Streptomyces sp. NBC_01232 and contains these coding sequences:
- a CDS encoding twin-arginine translocation signal domain-containing protein, with translation MELTRRDVMKGAAAGGLLLGFPGLTVQYEAVAAPASRPLADAVADACARLAGQGWRTLLRTVTRGILDIGAPDLAAELAKPVPELDRSVPGFGDFAPTLPARGIEPGNPARSLLYHAFASAAVLTDGRGRTLGGFPTLAEIEAVENYVYGVRPPTLDRLRETAGENPLGVVVFALDYRDATGSVHGRHADLCFSRTGITRMGTTGPRYDARSRQFTSLEPKQPFVFRTVPQRFAPYLAMQVTGADPRLFGPRDVVTGDDERSFWVPLHKLFPGRECLEGLDLTLSLDSRLVNEKLKRMHLFLREQGYPTEWTGKDLDAFPFTIRGDRIASLLPPQQAQGTGVLAPQPHPFAGRAKFKGEWLSFNVSADLVQDPGILYFSSAQLIPGAVETEPTYMEGAAPDNDRRSPEYVNIRHRLHDDGRLEDLNLNPDMDTIIRTGGYRAQHWIDFAGDGFVSVECPQLGSEIDTFKPAFCSVAPPDFFPHVNQHDLAAWWRTSVPEQTRAALWAVPPRALSEFRFAGDITLPKGFDIYDDTLTAVVGPPAPGDPVARSLPDDARGRYTGLPDAAAGVTDPGWEVSQGLVYNEPGAPLQRYMQAYSLGTPFLEDAKLCAALGSYWPSVAPDATRTFTPLKDAPGFPYPWPTIVPMTDTEIGMQEVRGLGRLPWDGIRGPEVRTVDGRPVAAYQDIDRADYITTQDRLTAHLTARVDLAETKARVLAMSAVYWSLGIHDPDFTARFGDRAVIEILKAKSAWAVLSFTVAEAGDEELARAQQAAGGRLSGPRRYRFRVYRPGTERRDPADIQKVLVEITQDVTAYTDGRTVLLRRDGGPWTRDTSIPAPTRTS